In the Mycolicibacterium thermoresistibile genome, one interval contains:
- a CDS encoding lysoplasmalogenase, translating to MATPYARRQTTALWVAALAAGVAYGLFLIVTALRVPAGAELTGQFVLQPAVKALTAVLLAVAACWHPVPRERRRLIAALVFSAAGDFLLALPWWEMSFLLGLSAFLIAHLFFLAALIPLVRRSTGRLVAAGVVVAACLGLLVWFWPQLLAEGMAVPVTLYIAVLGAMVCAALLARLPTPWTALGAVCFAASDAMIGINKFVLGSEALAVPIWWGYAAALLLITAGFFFGRHAEAT from the coding sequence GACCACGGCGCTGTGGGTGGCGGCACTGGCGGCCGGTGTGGCGTACGGGTTGTTCCTGATCGTGACCGCCCTGCGGGTGCCGGCCGGCGCGGAGCTCACCGGGCAGTTCGTGTTGCAGCCCGCGGTGAAGGCGCTGACCGCGGTGCTGCTGGCCGTCGCGGCGTGCTGGCATCCGGTCCCGCGGGAACGCCGCCGGCTGATCGCGGCGCTGGTGTTCTCCGCGGCCGGTGACTTCCTGCTGGCGCTGCCGTGGTGGGAGATGTCGTTCCTGCTGGGGCTGTCGGCGTTCCTGATCGCCCACCTGTTCTTCCTCGCGGCGCTGATCCCGCTGGTGCGGCGCAGCACCGGCCGGCTCGTGGCGGCGGGTGTGGTGGTGGCCGCGTGCCTCGGCCTGCTGGTGTGGTTCTGGCCGCAACTGCTCGCCGAGGGGATGGCGGTCCCGGTGACGCTGTACATCGCCGTGCTCGGCGCGATGGTGTGCGCGGCGCTGCTGGCCCGGCTGCCCACCCCGTGGACGGCGCTGGGCGCGGTGTGTTTCGCCGCCTCGGACGCGATGATCGGCATCAACAAGTTCGTGCTGGGCTCCGAGGCGCTGGCGGTGCCGATCTGGTGGGGTTACGCCGCGGCGCTGCTGTTGATCACCGCCGGCTTCTTCTTCGGCCGGCATGCCGAAGCCACGTGA